actctatttttttttaaaaaaaatcctattGCAACACACCTATTAACTTGAAATCTATACAGTGTGCTTCATCTGTTATTTATCTTTTTGACTTTAATTTTTGCACTAATGTTTATTTTAAACATCCTCTATTGCAATCTTTCTTATGGGATGCGATTTCAGTCATCGTCATTTTGCTTTCTTGGTCTCTTAATACAGAATGATATTTTTATGGTGGCCTGCAGGAGCATTTTGTAAAAACAAGACATGGCACAGTGTCTGTTGCTGTGTTTGGAGATCAGAAAAAGCCTGCACTTGTAACCTATCCAGATGTGGCTTTAAACTGTAAGTTCCACTGAAACATTTTCTATGTGAAcgttgttttcttttttgtcaTCCCTATTCTCCATATGTGTGCATTGTTAATGTTTCATTTGGAGTGATTATAAAATGTACGTGTTTAAAGGTTCATTCAAGAATGCAATTACGCCGGTTCCCTTTTGATTGAGTTAATTTATTCACTCAATTACAGTAACActgcctatttgttattttcctGATGGTTTTCAGGGATTTTTTACTCCCTTTTCTgtcttttgttttgaaataaacAGATGCATCGTGCTTCCAAGGATTATTCTTTTGCCCTGAAGCTGCTTCTTTGCTTCTTCACAACTTCTGCATATATCATATTAGTCCTCCAGGACACGAGGTCAGTAGTTTGGTTTCAGCTTCCATAAGAAATAACCTTGCATACAGTTCTATTCAATATGGTTTGTTGCCATCAAATTGAACATGGTATTTACATGAGTTTGTCATCTTCCTCAAGAGTTGTTGCAGTTAGGAGCTGCTCCAATTTCTTCCGATGTTCCCATACCCTCTGTCGATGATTTGGCGGATCAGATCGCTGACGTTCTTGATATTTTTGGGTAATATTCAAGTGCTATATCTGCTTGTGTGAGTGGATCTTAGGATGGAAGATGTGTGGCAAGGCAATTTGAAATCTAACATTTTTACATCCTTTCAATTTATCCTTTCCAGGTTAGGTCCAGTAATGTGCTTGGGGGTCACGGCTGGTGCTTATATCCTTACCCTTTTTGCTGTATGTGGTACCACTTGAAAATGTTGCTCTGTTTATTGTTTCAATGACTAAAGTTTTACTTCTTACTTCCAGATAAAGTATAAGGAGCGTGTTGCAGGTCTGATACTTGTCTCTCCTCTATGTAAGGCTCCCTCCTGGACAGAGTGGTTGTTTAATAAGGTATCGTGTCAGATCCCTTTTGTAAGTTAAGAAAGAACACAGTTTAAGCTGATGAATAGAATCCTATCTTCGCCGATCCTCAGGTAATCTCCAATTTGCTCTATTTCTATGGCATGTGTGGCTTGGTTAAGGATTTCTTACTTCAGCGGTACTTTAGTAAGGTAAACAAGTTTCAGTTTCACAGCTTTAT
This portion of the Phoenix dactylifera cultivar Barhee BC4 chromosome 11, palm_55x_up_171113_PBpolish2nd_filt_p, whole genome shotgun sequence genome encodes:
- the LOC103711192 gene encoding protein NDL2-like isoform X2 — its product is MGESSGSVSVDVERISLGGKEHFVKTRHGTVSVAVFGDQKKPALVTYPDVALNYASCFQGLFFCPEAASLLLHNFCIYHISPPGHELGAAPISSDVPIPSVDDLADQIADVLDIFGLGPVMCLGVTAGAYILTLFAIKYKERVAGLILVSPLCKAPSWTEWLFNKVISNLLYFYGMCGLVKDFLLQRYFSKEVRGSGQVAESAIVQVCRSLLDERPSENVWRFLQSINGRYDITEQLHQLQCQTLIFVGEDSPYHSDALHMTSKLDRRYSALVESHCWHFFVFLWGTQCRSRHVDQW